One Carettochelys insculpta isolate YL-2023 chromosome 1, ASM3395843v1, whole genome shotgun sequence genomic window, AAGAATATGCCTAGTGTTGTCGGCATGGTGGCTACTGATATGCCAAGGTCTGTGATggccaacatggaaaggaaaatgtacatgggctcatggaggcctGAATCTGTTATTATAATGAACAGAATGAATGAATTTCCTGCTATGGAAATAGCGTACATTATGCAGAAGGGGATAGAGATCCAGATATGGAAATCTTCTTGCCCAGGTATCCCAGTGAGTAGGAACACTGCAAATCGGAATTCGGTGTCATTCACGGGTGACATAATATACCAGCCAGTCCAAGGAATTTAGAACTTTTCCtggtaaaagaaaagaaacaaaacaaaacagaacaaaagaaaacaaaaaagaacaggaTTCTGAATGATATTTAAGTAGACATCATTCTGCTCTCAGTGCAAGCCTAGAAATGCTCAGGAGCTCAAGGAAGACCAACAAAAACCATAGCCTTGGATTTACACCAAAAATAGGAAGACAGGCCTGGCTAGAATGGATGAGACCTGTAGGACATCAAGCCCAGTAACCAGAGCTGGAATGAGATATtggagaggaaggtgcaagaaccCCTGGAATAGGCAGCTATGAAATGACATGCACCCAGGAAAGTTTTCTCCCAATAGCCAGTAATTACACAAATTTTGTGCTGTAAATCAGGAAGCTTCAGAGTCCTTCCAACACATTTTAAAACTCCTCAGAATTGCATTAGGATTTTCAGGTTACAGTTATAATCATTTGGGCTCTTTTAAATTGGTCAGTGGTCATGGCCCCACCAATGCTTTGTGGCTGTGAGTTCTCCAACCCGCATGAGCACTGTGTGAGTTCACAGTTGTGACCTTCCCATGGACAAGCTTCCCGGGCATCcatttctggctctggctcattGGCTCATGCTGTGTATGCAAACCCTTGGTAGGTGGCTGGGGAAAATGGTCATTGCTTTTACCTGTCCTGCATTGGAGCTATTTATGAATGTGTTTCACTGCctcaatatacattttaaaagttttctcCATACCTGAGAGTCCACATTATTCCACTGCCCCTTTGCAGCATGTGGGTTAACTTCAAAGGGACAGAAGCTTAATTCAAATACTGTGTCTTTAATGGCCTTGCTCCAGAATTACATGTGGAAATTCAATCGGAATCATGAACTTTCCCTTTTGAAATGCTCCCAAGCATGAACTCCGATCCCCAAGAGTCTGTCCAAGAGAAGCTGAAGAGATTTGCCTGGCCAGTGTACATTTACGGTTTGTGTCTATGCTCTGTGTCTACCAGAACACAATCCTCTCACTCCATCCTGAGAAGCTGAGGAGGTGAAGAAACCGCTCTTCCCTGCtagcagtggtttgagtattggcctgctaaactcagcgttgtgagctcaatccttgaggaggcccagTAGGCATggggacaaatagatgtcagggaaggtgcttggtccttctaagagggcagaggactggactagatgacctcctgaggtcccttccagttttaggagatgtgTGGGTGTGTAATATTAGATGGAAATTTTAGATGATTTATAGACAGCAGGAAAGAGAAAGTTCTTTTAGAGAGGCTTTAGAAAAAATGTTAGAAAACCCTTGGAGAGCTCTCTCTGACACTACCTGCCATGAGAGGTTAAATGTCTCTGTATGTAACTTTGGCCCAGCTACCCAATAACAAATTAGTCATCTGTACCTCAGGATTTCTAGGGCTACCCATGTTTGGTGGAATTAACCTATGACACTTTTCTGAATATGCATGAGGTGGGATGTTACAGCCTCATGCGCAAATTCGAAGAATGGGCACCAGCAATAAAATACCAAGAAACACCACCTGGTGGCCTCTGTTTCTACTTGTGGGTAAACAAGATGAAAGGTGCAACAGGACCATAATGTTGTTTGGGCACTTGCTGATGCTCCGTTAAATAACTGTCACTTTTTGCATCAACAGATGGTTAGGAAAGCGAAGTAGGAACATCAGATATAGGATCTTATCAGATATATAGAGATACATATTTTGATATATATTCATAAAAATTTATCTACAATACTCAAACCaacataaaataaatgaaaaacagcCTGCCAAAGACAACTGCTTATGGAGTTGAGCTCTATGGGCCCTTTGCTTTACTGGTCAAAGGACAAAGTAAAAACAGAGTAAAACTGAATAAACTAGGGCAACTGGAAAAAAAGTGGGTCAACTACCGAGAGGCTTAAACTAAGCTAGGAGTAAATGTTCCCTTATACATGTGTACAAAATGTATAATGTATGTCAGACAAGCAGATTACACAGTCCCCTGTCCTGGTACCTGtaacctgagacccagcacctCCTGAGGCCCTGACCTGAGCCCTTTTACATATCCAAACCCTCACTCTTGCACCCCTGCATTTTCTGACCCCTTCCCTGACCCACTACTTGTCCCTGATCCCTCACTCCAGTTCACCATACACATCAATCCCCTGCTCTGAGACCATCCTCTTCCACTAAACACTCATTCCTGAActccctgtccccctgccctgactgctgcaGCCCCCTTGCTCTGTCTGCCAGACACACACTCCTGTCTTCAGTCCCCCAtgcctcccagccaccagctctcaCTCCTCCTGTATCACCCCCCCAAAACAAACTTCTGTGGAGCCAAGCAGTGTGTGGTATATCTGCTCGTACAAGACCTAGCACCTGGCACACAGAGACCAGACGGGGGCAGTGATGGGTGTCTACAGGGCAGAGATTCTAGAGCCCATCAGCTCACCCTGAAACAGAAATGTGCCCAATCAGACCTGTCACCCCAGAGCAGCGAAGCTCTGAATTCCCCCATCACAGTTGAGCCAGGGAATAAAAGCTTTGAAATGTGTTCACTGATAAAATCTCGGGAAGCCAATGCACCAAAGGTGATTTAGGAACGACCCCCTGATATTCTAAGGGATAGTGTCACTCAGGCCTTGGCAAGATCAGGCCCAGGCAACAGCATATCTAGAAACAGGACTCCTTGGAAAATCTGGGCTTGCGGCATGGAGGTTTTAGCATTCCCATCTAGTCTGGAACATCAGATTTCTGTGCAGCATGAACGTCTCACTGCACCACGGGAGCACTTGCAGCAGAGAGGTTTGCAAGCAACCCGACACTTCCTGCCCTCCAGCCTGGTCACTGAGTCACCCCTACAGTCCAGATGAGTCCTCTGCTGCTGCACTGAACATCTACGCATGGGAACAGCTTGCAGTCTCTTCCCTGAACATTGGGTTTCGCACACAGGGAAACCTGCCCACATACCTGGCTCCAGCTAGAAGGGTCCCAGCTGACACCAGAGGTCTTTACCTTAAAGCACAAGCAATCACTGAACAGGTTACgtgtgcagccagcagtgtgtaTTCAAACAACGAGGCAGCTGCCTTTATGAAGCATGTTTGCAAATTCCCTTCGGGGACACTTGGCCACCAGGGAACCTCGGCTGTTTGGCTTCACGTGCACCAGTTTTAGCCCCGTCGCATCCAAAGGCAAACAGCAGGAGGCCAAATCACTGGGGAAGGGTGGTGATGCTACACAACCGGTCTGTAGCCCCAGCCGTACTACAGCTGTTAGTCCTGGAATCCACTCATATGGTCCCAGTTAGTCCCATGACTACCATGCAGGCAGCCAAGTAATAACAAAGGTGCTGCTACAGATGTGATCTTGCTGAAATAAAAGAAagggcaataataataataataataataataataataataatttagaaCCAATCCCTCCACTCCACTGCTCCGTCTTCTGCATTACAAACCCAGGGTGTAGACCAGGGAAGGCTTTGGACACAGAACTTGCCTTCATATCATTCTAGGAGAGGAGGCCCCTTCCCTTCACCATAAGGAATGAAAAGGGTGATCCAGGGATCCCCAAATATATGCACAGATCTCTGATCCACTGGTATCTAGGCCCACCCACCCACAAACTCTGGGCCTCCTCACCTGCTCCAATACCCTCAAGAGCTCCCTACTAGCTTAGGCTGGTTAGAGGTGTGCTATCAGGTCCTGCTCATTAGCCTCTTCCTGCAGGATCTGGTGAACAGGGCATTGCACAGGGTGGAGGGGGCTCTACAATGATGGGAAGGCTGCTTGTAGCAGGCGGTGGGCACAATTCCCCAGCCATAGACTGGTCAGGAGGTTTAGACCTTTTCCCACCCAGAGTGTAGCCATAACGTCTATCAGTGCCACCTTCATTCAGGATACAAGCCTCCCATTTCTCCTGGGGGTctagggagctgcagcagggcagcatttTGGCAGCTGAGCCTTCAGCAAACAGTGATCCATTTTCCATGAGAACTCACCTCAAAAATGAGTGAGAAGGAAACTTTTAATTTGGGTAAAAAAAGGAGGAGAAATAAAACCTTCCATTTGCCATCCCAGCTCTAGCTGAATCCATGAGTCTGTCACTTGTTCTACAAGACCACAACCCTAATTGACAGCATTAACCCCACCCCTGTGTTCCACACTTAGCAGTCCCTGGACACCTGCTCAGGTGTCTACATGAACTTGGTAACACAGGGAGCTCCTGGAAATGGCATGTCTGCACCAGCCTATACCTCAGTGGCACAAtttcataacataagaatggccttactgagtcagaccaatcaTCCGTCCATCCCAGTCTCCTGTCTCATAACCACAGCCAGTGCAGgtacttcagaggaaatgaacagaagagggcAATTACTGAGTTATCTATCCCCTGCATCAACCCCAACCTTCTGGGAGTTGGTGGTGTAGAGACACCAAGAACCTGAGACTGTGATTCTGACGATCCTGCCTTACAGTTGTTGTTGGATATATCTTACATAAACTTACCCCTTTCTTTTAGGTCTTGTTATGCCTTTGGCTTTCACAGCATCCAAGCCAACTAGTATTTTCACTGCTTGGACCAGATCCTTGCTCTACTTAGGACTAATTCAAGAATTTCCTCACCTCTTGTGAGTTCCAGGAGAAGCTTTAGCTatgcatcctgtcctgaggtgacatagCCAGTTAATGTGGAGATAGTTGAAATTCccaatcattattattattaattgtttTATGAGCTTCTGTagtctccctgagcatttcatagTTCCTAGCACCATCCTGATCATGTGATATCCCAACTGTTGCATTTTTTATTATTCAAACATAGAATTACAATCCATAGAGACTCTAAGGTAGAGTTTGGACTATTTAAGATATTGACTTCAATAGATTCTATGCTGTATTTCACATTGAGTGCTGCTCCCCTAACAACATGACTTGTTCTGTCCTTCTCATATATTTTGCACCCTGGTATTGATTTTCCTCATGGATTGATGTCATTCCCCCAAATTTCTGTGACACCTGTTGTTGGGGGCCCATATCTATCAGACATCAGGTTTGTCTGGTAAGCTGGAATCAAAGCATAAGCCAGGACAGGAAGGCCTGTCTCAGTCTGGTAAAATGCTGGCAGAAGGTTCAAAACAGGAAACCCCGCAACCATGAGTTTGCTGGTGTTCTACTGACAAAATACAACCAAGTGCTTAGACCAGCCTAATGTAGGTTAGAAGTGAGCAGAAGCAGGAGAAAATATAAACTAGGACAAAGAATTTAGCTGATCAATTATTGGACTAAATTTAAGACCAGAACGTCCCTGCTGGCATGGGGAGAAGTGATGATCTCAATAAAGGGGACATACAAAAAAGTCTTGACACTCACTTCTCAGGATCTGTAGTTGATAAATGGGTGATACTTCTTTGCTTTTACTTCAGGCTAAGTCCCTGCTACAGTAGATGGTAATCTCATAACTGAAGGCTCGGAACTCTGGGTGCTCCATGTCTCAGTTCAGCCACTCCAACAAGAGTGAGATCCCAGCAAACATCCCAAACCTATTACAGCATGTCAATATCCTCACTGAATACGAAGTACACTGGTTCAGCAGTGTCCAAGAGGAATTCAAGGATTGCCCCTCTTGCGGTTGTTGTCTTTCCCTATTCGCCGcgttatattatacaaaacttttgGACGGCAGAACCCATGGCGCTGGCACTCGGTGGAACTCCCAGACCTAGTTCATCCAGTGGGACTCCAGAGGGGTCCACGAGGCCAGAATACAGGGCtggtggagccagcagccagccattgGGAATGGACAACCCAGGTGGAAATTCAGAGGCTGCTACAGCACTCTCCATGCCCCTACTTCCTGAATATATGACTAAGACACTGCTCAGGGCCCAGGAGGATGGATTTGTCCCCCAGAGGATTGAGGAGAAACCATGGCTCAGCGTTATTGTCTGGCAAAGGCATAGTTCTTGGGATCCTGTTTAGTGATGTCACAGGAGTGTAATTCCCTGAGTTTCTGGTCATCTCAGGAGGCTGAAATGATTCAGTGGTTAAGATGCTGGCctggcattcagaaaaaaatgactttACTTCAATGCTCATCCACAGATTTctcctgtgaccttgggcaactcacttaGCTCCTCTGTGTTCATCAGTAAGTGTTTCAACAGGGCTCAGTGCAAACACGTACATCTGAGAAGAAGGGATGTGGCCTTCCTTGTTGGAAGGGGGACCCGATGCTGGGCAACAGTGACTGTGAAAGAGTCTGCACAAAATCCCATTAGCAGATCTTACACTCACTGGCTACATTGGCATGCCCAGCTTGCACATCTGTGATGAACTTGGGCTGTCAGAAGTGGGAGACGGTCCTGGTACAGGAAAGGAGATCCATACACAACAGTAGCTCAGTGAGAGCTGTGCCTAAATTTGGGCATCCCTGGATTCTTTATAATCCTCAGAGATCCCCCTTTTAAATCTCCAGGAAGAAAGTAAGGGACATGCCATCCTGGAACAATGTGAGGGAAATATCAATATCTGTGTTTAGAGCCTTGTGGAACCTTCCTTTTCTAGCTGCATTCAGGATGTGTAATGCAGGACGGGGGCCTTCCAGAGAGAAATCTCCTCCTGTATTATTActatcatttttttttattttacttcagtTTAGTTTACCATGATCACATCTGCGATGGAGTCAAGGCAAGCACTTCACAAACACTGAAGGAGCCAtgtgcctgcagcagggctgggctacAGCCTGGTAGTGTAGCATCAATCCACATCCCCTGTGATTTGGCCTAGTGCAGTTTGTCATTCGCTGTGACAGGGTTAATGCTGGGGCACAGAAAGCCAAGCAGCTGAGATTCCCTGATGGCCAAGCTGTCCCCAAGGAAATATGTAAACCTGCTTCATAAAGACAACGGCCTCCCTGTCTGAACACAGACTGCCTACTGCCTGTGTAACGTGTCTGATGACTCCAAGTGCTTTGGGGCGCTGACCTCTAACGTCAGAGCTCCTCATCTAGCAAGAACTGGGTACGTAGTCAGGTTTCATTCTCTTCAGAACATGCCCTGATGGAAGCAGATTGTAAGTGGTTCACATTTGCTGATCTGCGCTGAGGCAGAGGATGCAGATGGGTTGCTGGGGTAACAgagtggcagggctggagctcagtCAGTGCAAGGGAGCTGGGAAATGTTTCCTTACATATTTCCAAGCTTTACGGTAGGTTGATCAGCTtcacagaaatccagcattaaAAGCAAGCTTGGAGTGGTAAAGCCTAAGTCAGGATTTCTCAAGGGTGCCAAGTGCTCTGAGTTCAAacctgtcaggggctgagggttaGGAGAGAACATGGTTTCCTCTCTGCCATTCCCTGACAGGTTTGAGCTCAGAGCACTGGCACCTCTAGAAAAATGGAACTAATGTGGAACATCAGCACGAACCCCCAAATCACCTCAGGTGCATTTTCTCTTACAAATGTAATCAGGAAAGAAATTGACAGTGACTTTATTCTCTGGCTTATCTGTGAGGACAGGGACTCAGAGCTTCATTGCTGGTTCGTCATTGAAACAACAGGGCATTTTTCTGTTTCCTGACCACATGTACACTCCTCTATTTCTGCGATGCAGATTCCCCTCATAGTTAAGCAGCTACCAGCATCTCCATCCCCATCTGCCCTGCAGGTACCAGATGTCAGGCCTCCTACATGGCCCTCTCATGAGGTAGAATTTTATCATACTTCAACCTTAAATAGTGCCCTGGGCTACCACACAATCTGGGGCAACTGAGCCTGTCTGGCACTAAAGTAACTGTGTGTCATCCAGAAACTTTGGAAATAGCTACAGCTCCTTGGACAGGGAGAGGATGCTGATCTTCTGAGGATGAGAGACGCCTGGTGGATGATGAAACTCTCTGGATAAAGCCAACATTGGCCAAACAAAGAATTTCAGCTTCTGTATCAAGGGATTCTTCAGTGGGTGAAAATGTGTTACCAGGAGCCATTGTTAATGGAAAGTTAATAGAGCTGAGGACTGACTGAATTAATGCCTATAAATCTGGAGGATTGCCACTTAAGTCACTGTAATTAAGTCAAGAACCTACCTGCAAGAATTCATCCCATGAGGAGCAGACAGGAGAAGACATGCTGTGTACTTTCGGGGTGGGAATAGAGAAAAAATACATTTGGGGTGTGTTTATactgggaactaactttgaagttagacactaCTTCAGCagggagtctacacacattttgcctaacttcgaagtccttactccattccctagaatggagtagtgccctacctcaaaggttaactttgaagtagggtgtgtgaaaATTCTCATcgtcgaagttgtactttgaagtaagcagctcGGAAGTTATTTTtatggtgtagacccagccataatgactcaaataaatatatttaccaTGCAGCTTCCATGTGTTTCCATACATGTATTGATACAGTGGGCCATCTTCAGAAGTGCAGGGCCAGAAGGACTGTCTCTAAAAGGGTCATTATGGTAAAATAGCTCAATGCTCAAAAGGCTGTAGAACTTGCAGCCAGAACACATCCAAGGCCCAAAGAGTTTAGCAAGAGTTAAGGAGGCACTGGATGATTCTATCACAAACAAGCACTTGCAATTACACTAAtgaggatatatatatatatatatataataagtTTCATATGGACTCTGAGATTTCCTTTCTCCAAAATTTGTCTAGCTTGCAGGTATCAGGGAGAAAATTTCCCTGGAAGTGGATTATATTATAGCTGTTTATTGCAGGGCTTCTTTCACTGTCCTCTGCATCATCTTGTCCTGGCCAGTGGATACTGGCATAGATGATCTTTTGGTCTTATCAAGTCCAGCAGTCCCTACCTTCCTATGTGAGGTATAAATTCAATATCATGTTCTTGGTATCGTCCCAGAGATCCTGGGAATTTCTGCGCTTGCGCTCAGAATAGAATGATGTGCCATTGTGTATCAAGTAAttgcttgtgttttttttttttccatttaggaAAGAAAGCTAAAATATTATTGGATCAACCCAGCACACTATGTTATCCGTCAATGACACCACATTCACACATGCAGTGTTTCTTCTCACAGGAATAGCAGGAGAGGAAGATGTCTATCTCTGGATCAGTATCCCCTTCTGTTTAATATATGTAATTGTGATACTAGGAAATTCGGTCATTCTCTTTGTTATAAGAACAGATTCGagtctccatgagcccatgtacattttcctttccatgctgGCTGTCATAGACCTTGGCTTATCGATAGCCACTATACCAACAATACTGGGTGTATTTTTGTTTAACTCACGGGAGATCGGTATCAATGCCTGTTTTGCCCAGATGTTCTTCATCCACTTTAGTCAATGTACTGAATCCTTTGTGCTCTTGTTTATGGCTTTTGACCGCTTTGTTGCCATCAGTAACCCACTGAGATACACTTCCATCTTAACCCTGCCGAGAATAGCCATGATGGGGCTGGTATGTGTAATTAGAGGGTTCGCCATTATACTCCCACTCCCACTTCTCCTGAAACGATACCGATACTGTCAAGACAATGTTCTTTCCCATTCCTATTGCCTGCACCAGGAGGTCATGAAACTGGCTTGTTCAGACATCACAGTCAACAGCATCTATGGTTTGTCTGCTTCACTTTTAACGATGGGTTTGGATTCACTGCTCATCTTCTTCTCTTATGTAATGATCCTCAAAGCAGTGCTGAACATCGCATCTAGAGCAGAGTGTCTCAAGGCCTTGAAAACCTGTGGATCCCATCTCTGCGTCGTCCTACTGTTCTACTCGCCAGAGATAAGCTTGTCTCTGATACACAGATTCATGAATAGCTCTTCACATTTGCTTCAGGTAATCTTGGGCTATATATATATGCTGATACCACCCCTCTTGAACCCAATTGTGTACAGTGTGCAAAGCACACACCTGCGTGCGAGATTAATCAAGTTAATTGTCAAGTGAATGTTTAATTCATCAACAGGTTCCAGTGCTGGTGACAAAAGACCAAGAACAAGGAACATGGCTTTTTATTCCTTCATAGATTCTTAGTTCCAGGATGAGGTGAGGGCCTCATTTCCACTCCCCTGTGTTTGTGGAGAAATAGGATAGTGTTAGGATGTTGACCTATAAAGAGTTGTATTTGTGGCTGCTCCCATCCTGTAGATATGGTCAATAAAGACAAAGATAGAGTATGTATATTATCATGACACCACCTGTTGCTCAGTCACAGTCCAGGCCTTTGTTGAGCACGCTGGGTGCTGTGTGATCCAAGGCTTCTGCATGAGGTATAAACAGAGGTGGGTCAAGGGACACCGAGATCCCCCATTCCTCTACACCCTCACCCATGTGCTTGCAACTGTGTTGTGTCAGAGACATGGTTATCGGAGGCTCACGGGAAGCCAGTCAGGCAACCTCCACTCAACTGATTGCTCTGCATCACGCAactgctgagcctgctcccacctcAGAAGACCTGAGCTCTGTTTAAGTGAGGATCTGGCACACAGGAGACTGAGGCCCCTGTGGAATGTACTGTGTTTCTTCAGACCACCAGGGTGGATATTATCTGACCATGGTGACTTTCACTgcttaatttattattttgttctgAAACCCTTGTGACAGGTTGTCACCCTCAGATGCCCTCTGGGAGCTGATGAAAATTGCAGAGCCCCTTAAACATTTGTCTGTGCTGGCCTCTCTCACACTGCTCTGCTCCTGACATAGCCTGTCTATCCTGGCCCTTTTATCACCCACAAGAAAGGCAGGTAGCATCATGATCTCCACCGAGCAATCTGAGTGCTTTACCTAAGCCACTGAATGAGAAACAGGAGACTACAACAAATTTCCCAGCCCTTGAAACTTTCACCCCTGCTAGCATATGAACACGGCATTATAGACTCTTGTAGCAAATGAGCACCTGTACAATGTAAACTTGTCAATATATGTCACTTTCCCCTCATAGAGAGAAAGACGTTCAACTGCCTTTGTTTTAAGAGTAGAGATTTTCCCAGCCACTTCACTTATACTACACTGGTTATGAAAAAACCGGTAAGAAGTTCATTAACAATATAAACACAAATTTTACCTTAATATAGTTATGACCAACAGATCAAAGATTACACCATAAATGTGCAAAGCTGCAAACTGGACATAGCATACTAGATTGATAATAGAGCAATCGATTGATTATTGAATTAAGgctcaccaaattaaattaatgggtagcaggtttaaaactaataaaagacgGCAcgtggtaggcctgtggaacttcttgc contains:
- the LOC142002907 gene encoding olfactory receptor 51G2-like, encoding MLSVNDTTFTHAVFLLTGIAGEEDVYLWISIPFCLIYVIVILGNSVILFVIRTDSSLHEPMYIFLSMLAVIDLGLSIATIPTILGVFLFNSREIGINACFAQMFFIHFSQCTESFVLLFMAFDRFVAISNPLRYTSILTLPRIAMMGLVCVIRGFAIILPLPLLLKRYRYCQDNVLSHSYCLHQEVMKLACSDITVNSIYGLSASLLTMGLDSLLIFFSYVMILKAVLNIASRAECLKALKTCGSHLCVVLLFYSPEISLSLIHRFMNSSSHLLQVILGYIYMLIPPLLNPIVYSVQSTHLRARLIKLIVK